In the Sarcophilus harrisii chromosome 1, mSarHar1.11, whole genome shotgun sequence genome, one interval contains:
- the RAN gene encoding GTP-binding nuclear protein Ran, with protein sequence MAAQGEPQVQFKLVLVGDGGTGKTTFVKRHLTGEFEKKYVATLGVEVHPLVFHTNRGPIKFNVWDTAGQEKFGGLRDGYYIQAQCAIIMFDVTSRVTYKNVPNWHRDLVRVCENIPIVLCGNKVDIKDRKVKAKSIVFHRKKNLQYYDISAKSNYNFEKPFLWLARKLIGDPNLEFVAMPALAPPEVVMDPALAAQYEQDLQIAQTTALPDEDDDL encoded by the exons ATGGCCGCCCAAGGAGAACCCCAAGTGCAGTTCAAA CTTGTATTAGTTGGTGATGGAGGTACTGGAAAAACCACATTTGTAAAACGTCACTTGACTGGTGAATTTGAGAAGAagtatgtag CCACCTTGGGTGTTGAAGTCCATCCTCTCGTGTTCCATACTAACAGAGGTCCTATTAAATTCAACGTATGGGATACAGCTGGCCAAGAGAAATTTGGTGGTCTGAGAGATGGTTATTACATCCAAG CTCAGTGTGCCATTATAATGTTTGATGTAACATCAAGAGTTACTTACAAGAATGTACCTAACTGGCATAGAGATCTGGTACGAGTATGTGAAAATATCCCTATAGTGTTGTGTGGCAACAAAGTGGATATTAAGGACAGAAAAGTCAAGGCGAAATCAATTGTCTTCCACAGGAAGAAGAATCTCCAG tacTATGACATTTCAGCCAAAAGTAACTACAACTTTGAGAAGCCCTTCCTTTGGCTTGCTAGAAAACTTATTGGAGACCCTAATTTGGAGTTTGTTGCCATGCCTGCTCTTGCACCTCCAGAGGTTGTCATGGACCCAGCACTGGCAGCACAGTATGAGCAGGACTTACAG ATTGCTCAGACAACTGCGCTCCCTGATGAAGATGATGACCTGTAA